In Planctomycetota bacterium, the genomic window CGTCGATGCCCATGGCGGAGTAGATGACCTTCAGTTCGTTCACCAGCGCGATGTTGACGGCGCGGTAGATGTTCTCGGTGAGTTTGCAGGCTTCGGCGACCTCGCAACTGGAGACGGGGACGACCCGGTCGATGCAGGCGCCGTAGAGGGCGGCCGCCAGGTCGCGGCTGGCCGGGTCGAAGCCGCCGACGACCTTCGGGATGGTGCGGGTGGTGAAATCAGGGTTGGCGGGGTCCTCGCGCTCGGGACTGAAGGCGAGGTAAAAGTCGGTTCCCGCCTTCAGGCCGGACCGTTCCAGGATGGGGCGAAGGACGTCGCGCGTGGTGCCCGGATACGTTGTACTCTCCAGAACGATCAGTTGGCCTTTCTTGAGATGGGGAACGATGGTCTCGGCGGTGCCCACGATGTAACTCATGTCGGGATCGCGCGTTTGGGTCAGGGGTGTGGGGACACAGATGAGGATGGCGTCGACGTCGCGGATTCGCGAGAAGTCCGTGGTGGCCTCGAAGCCCTTGCCGGGGTTCATCGTGACGATGCGCTCGTGGCGG contains:
- a CDS encoding nucleotide sugar dehydrogenase, whose product is MQDLMKRIQNRQATVGIIGLGYVGLPLALAFRDAGFPVVGFDIDPQKIDALMAGRSYFKHIRHERIVTMNPGKGFEATTDFSRIRDVDAILICVPTPLTQTRDPDMSYIVGTAETIVPHLKKGQLIVLESTTYPGTTRDVLRPILERSGLKAGTDFYLAFSPEREDPANPDFTTRTIPKVVGGFDPASRDLAAALYGACIDRVVPVSSCEVAEACKLTENIYRAVNIALVNELKVIYSAMGIDVWEVLDAAATKPFGFGKKENKTFFTPGPGLGGHCIPIDPFYLAWKAREHQIATRFIELAGEINTSMPDYVIRQLTIALH